The proteins below are encoded in one region of Tomitella fengzijianii:
- a CDS encoding peptidylprolyl isomerase has translation MVGVTSPIQTATATLHTNKGDIKIALFGNHAPKTVANFVGLADGTADYSTQNASGGTSGPFYDGAVFHRIIDGFMIQGGDPTGTGRGGPGYQFADEFHPELQFTKPYLLAMANAGPGTNGSQFFITVGKTPHLNNRHSIFGEVVDKDSQAVVDAVATVATDRADRPKDDVVINSITIEQG, from the coding sequence ATGGTGGGCGTGACTTCACCGATTCAGACCGCAACAGCGACCCTCCACACCAACAAGGGCGATATCAAGATCGCCCTCTTCGGCAACCACGCTCCGAAGACGGTGGCCAACTTCGTCGGCCTGGCCGACGGCACCGCCGATTACAGCACCCAGAACGCTTCCGGCGGCACCAGCGGCCCGTTCTACGACGGTGCCGTCTTCCACCGGATCATCGACGGCTTCATGATCCAGGGCGGCGACCCGACGGGCACCGGCCGGGGCGGCCCGGGCTACCAGTTCGCCGACGAGTTCCACCCGGAGCTGCAGTTCACCAAGCCGTACCTGCTGGCCATGGCGAACGCCGGCCCCGGCACCAACGGCTCACAGTTCTTCATCACCGTCGGCAAGACGCCGCACCTGAACAACCGCCACTCGATCTTCGGCGAGGTCGTCGACAAGGACTCGCAGGCGGTCGTCGACGCGGTCGCCACCGTGGCCACCGACCGGGCGGACCGGCCCAAGGACGACGTCGTCATCAACTCGATCACCATCGAGCAGGGCTGA
- a CDS encoding rhomboid family intramembrane serine protease: MSAPGGGEMHQPLPGCFRHPDRPTGLRCSRCGRPACHECLRQAPVGFHCVDCIEQERRGAAARMPTATAGNAAGSLRATLAARPTVTYVLIGLNVLAYLITAVQAGSVLDNNRGSDLYERFALVPGLVANGEWWRLIGSGFLHFGIIHLAVNMYALYVVGIACENALGKLRYSLVYLVGLLGGSAAVMFGAWNGQTAGASGAIFGLFGAVLIILLRLRRNPNMMIAVIVINVIISVSVPGISWLGHLGGFLAGTAATAAIVYAPEALRALGVHQPTRKAVFGAGFGVLGALFVVEIVLIAVQVTSIQDQYALILPHLRF; encoded by the coding sequence ATGAGCGCTCCCGGCGGGGGAGAGATGCACCAGCCCCTGCCGGGGTGCTTCCGTCATCCGGACCGGCCCACGGGCCTGCGCTGCTCGCGCTGCGGGCGGCCCGCCTGCCACGAGTGCCTGCGCCAGGCGCCCGTGGGATTCCACTGCGTCGACTGCATCGAGCAGGAGCGCCGCGGCGCGGCGGCCCGGATGCCCACCGCAACCGCCGGCAACGCCGCCGGGAGCCTGCGCGCCACGCTGGCCGCGCGCCCCACGGTGACCTACGTGCTCATCGGACTCAACGTCCTCGCCTACCTGATCACCGCGGTGCAGGCCGGCAGCGTCCTCGACAACAACAGGGGCTCGGACCTCTACGAGCGATTCGCGCTGGTGCCGGGGCTGGTCGCCAATGGCGAGTGGTGGCGGCTGATCGGCAGCGGCTTCCTGCACTTCGGCATCATCCACCTGGCCGTCAACATGTATGCGCTCTACGTGGTGGGCATCGCCTGCGAGAACGCGCTGGGCAAGCTGCGATATTCGCTGGTGTACCTGGTGGGCCTGCTGGGCGGGTCCGCGGCGGTGATGTTCGGCGCCTGGAACGGCCAGACAGCCGGGGCCTCGGGCGCGATCTTCGGACTGTTCGGCGCCGTGTTGATCATCCTGCTGCGTCTGCGTCGCAACCCGAACATGATGATCGCGGTGATCGTCATCAACGTGATCATCTCGGTGTCGGTGCCCGGCATCTCGTGGCTCGGCCACCTCGGTGGTTTCCTCGCGGGGACCGCGGCCACTGCGGCGATCGTCTACGCGCCGGAGGCGCTGCGCGCGCTCGGTGTGCATCAGCCGACGCGCAAGGCGGTCTTCGGTGCGGGGTTCGGTGTGCTCGGGGCGCTGTTCGTCGTGGAGATCGTGCTGATCGCCGTACAAGTGACGTCCATCCAGGACCAGTACGCGCTCATTCTGCCCCATCTGCGGTTCTGA
- a CDS encoding PH domain-containing protein, with the protein MTGPEAGPQLAWAPKWATVIAAIIGAAVLGAGSASYSDDIVGRGLLGLAAVLLLIIAAIGGLVRPRLRVVPGPGGEAPRLAVRTPFTSREYRIDQIYRLRVVRYPRLARKVPILEIDVREPDERLLLLSRWDLGTHPDRVYSALVEARAVPPEPHGL; encoded by the coding sequence ATGACCGGGCCGGAGGCGGGGCCGCAGCTGGCCTGGGCACCGAAATGGGCGACGGTGATCGCCGCGATCATCGGCGCGGCGGTGCTGGGCGCCGGCTCGGCGTCGTACTCGGACGACATCGTCGGCCGCGGCCTGCTCGGGCTCGCGGCGGTGCTGCTGCTGATCATCGCGGCGATCGGCGGGCTGGTGCGCCCACGCCTGCGTGTGGTCCCCGGGCCGGGCGGCGAGGCGCCACGGCTGGCTGTGCGCACGCCGTTCACCAGCCGTGAGTACCGCATCGACCAGATCTACCGCCTACGCGTGGTCCGTTATCCGCGCCTGGCCCGCAAGGTGCCGATCCTCGAGATCGACGTCCGCGAACCCGACGAACGACTGCTCCTGCTCTCCCGCTGGGATCTCGGCACACACCCCGATCGCGTCTACTCCGCGCTCGTCGAGGCGCGTGCCGTGCCCCCGGAGCCGCACGGCCTCTGA
- the crgA gene encoding cell division protein CrgA: protein MPKSKVRKKKGGDAAAAPNRTPVKVAGGPSSTLYVSVMLGLMVIGLAWLILMYLSGSASWLTWMSDLGGWNYLIGFGFMVAGLLMTMGWR, encoded by the coding sequence ATGCCCAAATCGAAGGTTCGCAAGAAGAAGGGCGGCGACGCCGCGGCGGCCCCCAACCGCACGCCGGTCAAGGTTGCCGGCGGCCCGTCCAGCACCCTCTACGTGTCGGTGATGCTCGGGCTGATGGTCATCGGCCTGGCATGGCTGATCTTGATGTACCTGTCCGGCTCGGCGTCCTGGCTCACCTGGATGTCCGACCTGGGCGGCTGGAACTACCTCATCGGATTCGGCTTCATGGTCGCAGGACTGTTGATGACGATGGGGTGGCGCTAG
- a CDS encoding DUF881 domain-containing protein — protein MGLLIALTYVSSQGRELRTADSARLSDLVRQARSDTDSARAERDDLQAQLEAGQSRAAGSDAGVAGLLDQAQRLDEQAGLGALTGPGVTVTLTDAKRDAAGDYPAGARPDDLVVHQQDVQSVLNALWAGGADAIQVQDQRVTTQSAPLCIGNTLLLGGRTYSPPYVITAIGPVESMRGALDRERGVQIYKQYAERYGLGYDVTSSDSQHVAAAGNTPPLRYARPLGG, from the coding sequence ATGGGGCTGCTCATCGCTCTCACATACGTCAGCTCGCAGGGCAGGGAACTCCGCACGGCCGATTCCGCGCGCCTGTCCGACCTGGTCCGTCAGGCGCGCAGCGACACCGACTCGGCCCGCGCCGAACGTGACGATCTGCAAGCGCAGCTCGAAGCCGGGCAGTCGCGCGCCGCGGGCAGCGACGCCGGGGTCGCGGGGTTGCTCGACCAGGCGCAACGGCTCGACGAGCAGGCAGGCCTGGGGGCGCTGACCGGCCCGGGCGTCACGGTGACGCTCACCGATGCGAAGCGGGACGCCGCGGGCGACTACCCGGCCGGTGCACGGCCGGACGACCTCGTGGTGCACCAGCAGGACGTGCAGTCGGTGCTCAACGCGCTCTGGGCCGGGGGAGCGGACGCCATCCAGGTGCAGGACCAGCGGGTGACCACCCAGTCTGCGCCGTTGTGCATCGGCAACACGCTCTTGCTGGGCGGCCGCACCTACAGCCCCCCGTACGTGATCACGGCGATCGGTCCGGTCGAGTCGATGCGGGGCGCGTTGGACCGGGAACGGGGCGTGCAGATCTACAAGCAGTACGCCGAGCGCTACGGGCTGGGATATGACGTGACGAGTTCTGATTCGCAGCACGTGGCAGCGGCCGGCAACACCCCGCCGCTGCGGTACGCGAGGCCGCTGGGCGGCTGA
- a CDS encoding aminodeoxychorismate/anthranilate synthase component II: MRILVIDNYDSFVFNLVQYLGQLGVDADVWRNDDERLGDLDAVLDAVDGVLISPGPGTPERAGASMDIVRRCADRRIPLLGVCLGHQAIGAVFGATVTRAPELLHGKTTVVEHDGTGVLSDVPSPFTATRYHSLTLDPATVPAELAVTARTDTGVVMAVRHRELPIDGVQFHPESVLSEGGHRMLATWLGACGFTVDGGLVDRLEAEVAETAAGAR; this comes from the coding sequence ATGCGGATCCTCGTCATCGACAATTACGACAGCTTCGTGTTCAACCTGGTGCAGTACCTGGGCCAGCTGGGCGTGGACGCTGACGTGTGGCGCAATGACGACGAGCGTCTCGGCGATCTCGATGCGGTGCTCGACGCCGTGGACGGCGTGTTGATCAGTCCCGGCCCGGGGACCCCGGAGCGGGCGGGCGCGTCGATGGACATCGTCCGCCGCTGCGCCGACAGGCGCATCCCGCTGCTGGGCGTGTGCCTGGGGCATCAGGCGATCGGCGCGGTGTTCGGGGCGACGGTGACCCGCGCTCCCGAGCTGTTGCACGGCAAGACGACCGTGGTCGAGCACGACGGCACGGGCGTGCTCAGCGACGTGCCCAGCCCGTTCACGGCCACCCGGTACCACTCGCTCACGTTGGATCCCGCGACGGTTCCCGCGGAGTTGGCGGTGACGGCCCGTACCGACACGGGGGTGGTCATGGCGGTGCGGCACCGCGAATTGCCGATAGACGGCGTGCAGTTCCACCCGGAGTCGGTGCTCTCCGAGGGCGGGCACCGAATGCTGGCGACGTGGCTCGGCGCGTGCGGATTCACCGTCGACGGCGGGCTCGTGGACCGCCTCGAGGCCGAGGTCGCGGAGACCGCGGCGGGGGCCCGCTGA
- the pknB gene encoding Stk1 family PASTA domain-containing Ser/Thr kinase, with translation MTTPRELSNRYRLIETIGFGGMSEVFLSRDDRLGRDVAIKVLRADLARDPSFYLRFRREAQNAAALNHPSIVAVYDTGEAETDDGPLPYIVMEYVDGDTLRDLVRRDGPMDPRRATAVIADVCSALDFSHQNDIVHRDIKPANIMINRAGEVKVMDFGIARAMSDSTSTMTQTAAVVGTAQYLSPEQARGERVDSRSDIYSLGCVLYEVLAGEPPFTGDSPVAVAYQHVREEPSAPSLVNPDVSDDLDSIVLKALSKNPANRYQTAAEMRGDLVKVLSGQRPSAPLVMSDEERTTIFGTAPAAPHRIGGVTAAAVGDEPQQAPPAHRSRMRWVFALVALLIVVGGATFFLVNRVGSGGGGEVTVPDVTDQSASDAQLSLQNLGLNVLLQRKPDPTVPKDTVIDSAPAAGTVVDKGRTVTLVVSDGPKQVSVPRLDGLSQEDAAKALADAGLVVADEVEHKPSTDGRNGKVVAQDPSAGVTVNAGTAITLTLGSGPQMVRVPDVVGQDISRAQGNIEGAGFQFTVREADSTQSAGTVLSTDPGGGSKLEQGKTITITVSRGNQVTMPDLTGMSPTQATSALKEAGWTGSAVTQHPVSTLVPADVGKIIKQSPAAGQSVAKNGAVNVDVGKLGIPD, from the coding sequence ATGACGACGCCGCGTGAACTGTCCAACCGATACCGGCTGATCGAGACGATCGGCTTCGGCGGCATGTCCGAGGTGTTCCTCTCCCGCGACGACCGCCTGGGCCGCGACGTCGCCATCAAGGTGCTGCGCGCCGACCTCGCCCGCGACCCCTCGTTCTACCTGCGGTTCCGCCGTGAGGCCCAGAATGCCGCCGCGCTCAACCACCCGTCGATCGTCGCCGTGTACGACACCGGCGAGGCGGAGACCGACGACGGTCCGCTGCCCTACATCGTCATGGAGTACGTGGACGGCGACACGCTGCGCGACCTGGTCCGCCGCGATGGCCCCATGGACCCGCGACGCGCCACCGCCGTCATCGCCGACGTCTGTTCGGCCCTGGACTTCAGCCACCAGAACGACATCGTCCACCGCGACATAAAGCCCGCGAACATCATGATCAACCGGGCCGGCGAGGTGAAGGTGATGGACTTCGGCATCGCACGGGCGATGTCCGACAGCACCAGCACCATGACGCAGACGGCCGCGGTGGTGGGGACGGCCCAGTACCTCTCGCCCGAGCAGGCCCGCGGCGAGCGCGTGGACTCGCGCTCGGACATCTACTCGCTCGGCTGCGTGCTCTACGAGGTCCTGGCCGGGGAACCGCCTTTCACCGGCGATTCCCCCGTCGCCGTGGCCTACCAGCACGTGCGTGAGGAGCCTTCCGCGCCGTCGCTGGTCAACCCGGACGTGTCCGACGACCTGGACTCGATCGTGCTCAAGGCGCTGAGCAAGAACCCGGCCAACCGCTACCAGACGGCGGCCGAAATGCGCGGCGACCTGGTCAAGGTGCTCTCCGGCCAGCGGCCGAGCGCACCGCTGGTGATGTCCGACGAGGAGCGCACCACCATCTTCGGGACCGCCCCGGCGGCTCCGCACAGGATCGGCGGGGTCACCGCGGCCGCCGTCGGCGACGAGCCGCAGCAGGCCCCGCCGGCGCACCGCTCGCGCATGCGGTGGGTGTTCGCGCTGGTCGCGCTGCTCATCGTCGTCGGCGGGGCCACCTTCTTCCTCGTCAACCGCGTGGGTTCGGGGGGCGGGGGCGAGGTGACCGTGCCGGACGTCACCGACCAGTCCGCGTCGGATGCGCAGTTGTCGCTGCAGAATCTCGGCTTGAACGTGCTGCTGCAGCGCAAACCGGATCCGACCGTGCCCAAGGACACCGTCATAGACAGCGCCCCCGCCGCGGGGACCGTCGTCGACAAGGGCCGCACGGTGACCCTCGTCGTCTCGGACGGGCCGAAACAAGTGTCGGTGCCCAGGCTCGATGGCCTCTCCCAGGAGGATGCCGCAAAGGCCCTCGCCGACGCCGGCCTGGTCGTCGCCGACGAGGTCGAGCACAAGCCGTCCACGGATGGGCGCAACGGCAAGGTCGTCGCCCAGGACCCGTCGGCGGGCGTCACCGTCAACGCCGGCACCGCGATCACCCTCACGCTGGGCAGCGGCCCGCAGATGGTGCGCGTGCCCGACGTCGTCGGCCAGGACATCAGCCGCGCCCAGGGCAACATCGAGGGCGCCGGATTCCAGTTCACCGTCCGGGAGGCGGACAGCACGCAGTCGGCCGGCACGGTGCTGAGCACCGACCCGGGCGGCGGCAGCAAACTGGAGCAGGGCAAGACGATCACCATCACCGTGTCCCGCGGGAACCAGGTGACCATGCCCGACCTCACCGGAATGTCGCCCACCCAGGCCACCAGCGCACTCAAGGAGGCGGGCTGGACAGGGTCCGCGGTCACGCAGCACCCGGTGTCGACGCTGGTGCCCGCCGACGTCGGCAAGATCATCAAGCAGTCGCCCGCCGCGGGGCAGTCCGTCGCCAAGAACGGCGCCGTCAACGTGGACGTGGGCAAGCTCGGCATACCCGACTGA
- a CDS encoding serine/threonine-protein kinase, which translates to MALQGGAIISERYRLQRHIATGGMGAVWEAVDLRLDREVAVKILKPEYSDDPEFLERFRTEARTTARLNHPGIAGVFDYGETADPQGSSIPYLVMELVRGEPLNAVIRRMGTVPVDLVLDMLEQCGNALQAAHRMGLVHRDVKPGNILITPAGQVKVTDFGIAKAIDAAPVTRTGMVMGTVQYIAPEQALGQEATAASDVYSLGVIAYETLSGARPFRADSTVAIAQQHISEAPAPLPESIPAPVRELVQITLTKDPSQRYRDGGEFAAAVAAVRAGNRPPSPLGAAGAGVPATSAMPPTRVGGPAGTGMTHAAPAAVPAAAGRSKWSTGQKAVAWTAALVLLAAAMITGGILFADAIDGGTDATPPLIPTTSRQAPTTTTQAPATTTRRPTTTTPAPTTTRPPTTTTQAPTTTTTPPTTTERTTRTTAPTTTGGANEGASNRRTSERPTPRRTTAERTSAADSRELTP; encoded by the coding sequence ATGGCGTTGCAGGGCGGCGCGATCATCTCCGAGCGCTACCGGCTCCAGCGGCATATCGCCACCGGCGGCATGGGTGCCGTCTGGGAGGCGGTGGACCTGCGCCTGGACCGCGAGGTGGCCGTCAAGATCCTCAAGCCGGAGTACTCGGACGACCCGGAGTTCCTCGAACGGTTCCGCACCGAGGCACGCACCACCGCCCGGCTGAACCATCCCGGCATCGCCGGGGTGTTCGATTACGGCGAGACCGCCGACCCGCAGGGATCGTCCATCCCGTATCTGGTGATGGAGCTGGTGCGTGGCGAGCCGCTCAACGCGGTCATCCGCCGCATGGGCACGGTGCCGGTGGACCTGGTGCTCGACATGCTCGAGCAGTGCGGCAACGCCCTGCAGGCCGCGCACCGGATGGGCCTGGTGCACCGCGACGTCAAACCCGGCAACATCCTCATCACTCCCGCGGGCCAGGTCAAGGTGACCGACTTCGGTATCGCCAAGGCCATCGACGCCGCGCCCGTCACGCGCACCGGCATGGTGATGGGAACTGTCCAGTACATCGCGCCGGAGCAGGCCCTGGGCCAGGAGGCGACGGCCGCGTCCGACGTCTACTCGCTGGGCGTGATCGCCTACGAGACGCTCAGCGGCGCTCGGCCGTTCCGTGCGGACAGCACCGTGGCGATCGCGCAGCAGCACATCAGCGAGGCACCCGCTCCGCTCCCGGAGTCGATCCCCGCGCCGGTGCGTGAACTCGTCCAGATCACGCTCACCAAGGACCCCTCCCAGCGCTACCGGGACGGCGGGGAGTTCGCGGCCGCCGTCGCCGCCGTGCGGGCCGGAAACCGCCCGCCGAGTCCGCTCGGCGCGGCCGGCGCCGGCGTCCCCGCGACATCCGCCATGCCGCCCACGCGCGTGGGGGGCCCGGCCGGGACGGGGATGACGCACGCCGCGCCCGCGGCCGTACCCGCGGCCGCGGGCCGCAGCAAGTGGTCGACGGGGCAGAAGGCCGTGGCGTGGACCGCGGCCTTGGTGCTGCTCGCCGCGGCGATGATCACCGGCGGCATCCTGTTCGCGGACGCCATCGACGGCGGAACCGACGCCACGCCGCCGCTGATCCCGACCACCAGCCGGCAGGCGCCCACCACCACGACGCAGGCGCCCGCCACCACGACGCGCCGGCCCACCACCACGACGCCGGCGCCCACAACGACGCGCCCGCCCACCACCACGACGCAGGCGCCCACCACCACGACCACCCCGCCGACGACGACGGAGCGGACCACCCGCACAACCGCACCGACGACCACCGGCGGCGCGAACGAGGGCGCCTCGAACCGGCGCACCTCCGAACGCCCCACCCCGCGGCGCACCACTGCCGAGCGCACCAGCGCCGCTGACTCCCGAGAATTGACGCCATGA
- a CDS encoding peptidoglycan D,D-transpeptidase FtsI family protein produces MNTPMRRVAMLVMAMVVVLLAGVTYLQVFKADELRADPRNQRVLVDEYSRQRGQISADGQVLAASTETDDRFKFLRVYPENPNAPTSPEANAPVTGFYSLNYASSGLEKAEDQILSGSDDRLFGNRLFDLVSGRNPRGGNVETTINPVLQQVAYDQLTAQDLTGSVVALDPRTGAILAMVSAPSYDPNLLAGHDGSEVAENWNRLHTDPRSPMLNRAISQTYPPGSTFKVVTSAAALEDGATINDPLTAAAGLTLPGTNTVLHNYADERCGPGDTVPMIEAFARSCNAAFAELGIKYGADALRDTAEDFGFGPDTPSIPLPVADSTVGTIPDAAALGQSSIGQRDVALTPLQNAVIAATVANGGVRMQPYLVDELEGPDLKTLSTTSPTSPGQAIPPDVAGELTEMMIASEQDTTGAGSVPGVQIASKTGTAEHGSTPKQTPPHGWYIAFAPAQNPVIAVAVIVEDGGNAGLSATGGKIASPIGRAVIEAAVQGGQ; encoded by the coding sequence GTGAACACACCCATGCGGCGCGTCGCCATGCTGGTGATGGCCATGGTCGTCGTGCTTCTCGCCGGCGTCACCTACCTTCAGGTGTTCAAGGCGGACGAGTTGCGCGCCGACCCGCGCAACCAGCGCGTTCTGGTGGACGAATACTCCCGGCAGCGCGGCCAGATCTCCGCCGACGGGCAGGTGCTCGCGGCATCGACCGAGACCGACGACCGCTTCAAGTTCCTGCGCGTATACCCCGAGAACCCCAACGCGCCCACCAGCCCCGAGGCCAACGCGCCCGTCACAGGGTTCTATTCCCTCAACTACGCCAGCAGCGGGCTGGAGAAGGCAGAGGACCAGATCCTCAGCGGCTCCGACGACAGGCTGTTCGGCAATAGGCTGTTCGACCTCGTCTCCGGCCGCAACCCGCGCGGGGGCAACGTGGAGACGACGATCAACCCCGTGTTGCAGCAGGTGGCCTACGACCAGCTCACCGCACAGGACCTCACCGGCTCCGTCGTGGCGCTGGATCCGCGCACGGGCGCGATCCTCGCCATGGTCAGCGCACCCAGCTACGATCCCAACCTGCTGGCCGGGCACGACGGCAGCGAGGTGGCGGAGAACTGGAACCGCCTGCACACGGACCCGCGATCGCCGATGCTCAATCGAGCGATCTCGCAGACCTATCCCCCCGGTTCCACCTTCAAGGTCGTCACCTCGGCGGCCGCGCTGGAGGACGGCGCCACCATCAACGACCCGCTCACCGCCGCGGCGGGGCTGACGCTCCCGGGGACGAACACCGTCCTGCACAACTACGCGGACGAACGCTGCGGGCCCGGCGACACCGTGCCGATGATCGAAGCGTTCGCGCGCTCGTGCAACGCGGCGTTCGCCGAGCTCGGAATCAAGTACGGCGCGGACGCCCTGCGCGATACCGCGGAGGACTTCGGATTCGGGCCGGATACCCCGTCGATCCCGTTGCCGGTGGCCGACTCCACCGTGGGCACCATCCCGGACGCAGCCGCACTGGGTCAGTCGAGCATCGGACAGCGCGATGTGGCTCTCACCCCCCTGCAGAACGCGGTCATCGCGGCTACAGTCGCCAACGGCGGGGTTCGCATGCAGCCTTACCTGGTCGACGAGCTGGAGGGACCGGATCTGAAGACGTTGTCCACCACCTCGCCGACGTCGCCCGGCCAGGCCATCCCGCCGGACGTGGCCGGCGAGCTCACCGAGATGATGATCGCCTCCGAGCAGGACACCACCGGCGCCGGCAGCGTGCCCGGGGTGCAGATCGCGTCCAAGACGGGCACCGCGGAGCATGGTTCCACCCCCAAGCAGACGCCGCCGCACGGCTGGTACATCGCGTTCGCGCCCGCGCAGAACCCGGTCATCGCCGTCGCCGTGATCGTCGAGGACGGCGGCAACGCGGGCCTGTCCGCCACCGGCGGCAAGATCGCGTCGCCCATCGGACGCGCGGTCATCGAGGCCGCCGTGCAAGGGGGGCAGTGA
- a CDS encoding FtsW/RodA/SpoVE family cell cycle protein, whose translation MSTPGPSAEDTAFHSPPGGFAPPPQTKSGRTAELWLTLFAIAVVFAALVIVEVAMEQHLTWDLAKYAAAYTVLMVLAHLVIRRFAPYADPIMLPIVALLNGLGLVLIHRLDLADEETQAFLGNPEPGSDANQQIIWTLIGLICFAVVLYFLRDHRVLSSYSYTLGLAGLVLLIIPALLPAQFSQVNGGRNWIRFAGFSIQPGEFAKILIIVFAAAFLVSKKDLFTTAGKHVFGLDVPRARDLAPLLVAVVLAIGIAVLNKDLGFALLIFGTILVMIYVATDRASWLFIGIGLFLLAATAAYFMFDHFRERVEVWLDPFATYNTSGYQISQALFGFATGGLAGTGLGSGQPNTVPFAKTDFIMATVGEELGLIGMAAVLMLFAVLVIRGLRTALAVRDSFGKLLAAGLAFTLAFQLFVVVGGVTKLIPLTGLTTPFMSYGGSSLLANYILLAILVRISDEARRPPEAPARRNPTPIGDAPTEMVRRVE comes from the coding sequence ATGAGCACACCCGGACCCTCAGCGGAGGACACCGCGTTCCACAGCCCGCCCGGCGGCTTCGCGCCGCCGCCGCAGACCAAGAGCGGCCGCACGGCCGAACTGTGGCTCACGCTGTTCGCGATCGCCGTCGTGTTCGCGGCACTCGTCATCGTCGAAGTGGCGATGGAACAGCACCTCACGTGGGACCTGGCCAAGTACGCTGCCGCCTACACGGTGCTGATGGTGCTCGCACACCTGGTCATCCGCCGGTTCGCGCCGTACGCCGATCCGATAATGCTGCCGATCGTGGCGCTGCTCAACGGGCTCGGCCTGGTCCTCATCCACCGACTGGACCTGGCCGACGAGGAGACCCAGGCCTTCCTGGGGAACCCCGAGCCCGGCTCCGATGCCAATCAGCAGATCATCTGGACGTTGATCGGGCTGATCTGCTTCGCAGTGGTGCTGTATTTCCTGCGCGACCACCGCGTGCTGTCCAGCTACAGCTACACGCTGGGGCTGGCCGGCCTGGTGCTGCTGATCATCCCGGCCTTGCTGCCGGCGCAGTTCAGCCAGGTCAACGGCGGCCGCAACTGGATCCGCTTCGCCGGTTTCTCGATCCAGCCCGGCGAGTTCGCCAAGATCCTGATCATCGTGTTCGCCGCGGCGTTCCTGGTGTCCAAGAAGGACCTGTTCACCACCGCCGGCAAACACGTGTTCGGCCTCGACGTGCCCCGGGCACGCGACCTGGCCCCGTTGTTGGTGGCCGTCGTCCTGGCCATCGGCATCGCCGTGCTGAACAAGGACCTGGGCTTCGCCCTGCTGATCTTCGGGACCATCCTGGTGATGATCTACGTCGCCACCGACCGCGCCAGCTGGCTGTTCATCGGCATCGGGCTGTTCCTGCTGGCCGCCACGGCCGCTTACTTCATGTTCGACCATTTCCGCGAGCGCGTGGAAGTGTGGCTGGACCCGTTCGCCACCTACAACACCAGCGGATACCAGATCTCGCAGGCGCTGTTCGGCTTCGCGACCGGCGGGCTGGCCGGCACCGGCCTGGGCAGCGGCCAGCCGAACACCGTGCCGTTCGCCAAGACCGACTTCATCATGGCCACGGTGGGCGAGGAGCTCGGGCTCATCGGCATGGCCGCCGTGCTGATGCTGTTCGCCGTCCTGGTGATCCGGGGACTGCGCACTGCGCTCGCCGTCCGCGACAGTTTCGGCAAACTGCTCGCGGCGGGGCTGGCGTTCACCTTGGCCTTCCAGCTGTTCGTGGTGGTCGGCGGCGTCACCAAGCTCATCCCGCTGACGGGCCTGACCACCCCGTTCATGTCCTACGGCGGCTCGTCACTGCTCGCCAACTACATCCTGCTGGCGATCCTGGTCCGCATCTCGGATGAGGCCCGCCGTCCGCCGGAGGCGCCCGCACGCCGCAATCCCACGCCCATCGGGGACGCCCCCACGGAGATGGTGAGGAGGGTCGAGTGA